The following is a genomic window from Chloroflexota bacterium.
TAATAGCGTCCGAGAAGAAATTGATCCCCGCTGTTATGCCGTTCACCAGCATGTCAGCAATCCCCTGCAATGTGCCCATGAAAGCGTCCGACCCTAAGAAATCAGCGAACCTGGTGAGCAACGGCATCGCGGCGTCCCCGATGCTCTGAGTCACGTTATGGAACTTCTCACTCACCGTGGTCATGATGCCCGTGAATGTCTTGGCCGAGGCTGCCGCGCTCCCCCCGAACTCGTTCCCAAGCTCCTTCAATATCACCTGTTGCGCGCCTGCCATGTTCCCGGCATCCTGCATGGCCTTTATCTGGTCTTTTTGCTGCTGAGTAAATGACACCCCCACCTTGACCAGCGCTGTGAGGCCCTTCTCGGGGTCGTTCAATGCCTTGCCCAGCTGGATCGCGCTTGAGCTTGCATCGCCCCCCATCTTTGTGCTCATATCGAGCATCGCTTGCGTGGCCGCGGGGAATACGTTCCCGCCTATATTCGTGAAAGTCAGCAGGAGGTTTTCACCGCTGAGAACAGCGTCGTCCGCGTACTTGGACAGCCCATTGGCCGCAGACAGCGAGCTGGCAAGCCCTGTTACCTGGTCTTTGGTCACACCTGCGGATCCGCCCGTGCTTTTCATCACGGCATCCAGCTGCGCCATCTGGTCGTTCCACTGATTGCTCTGGTCTATCCCGTCCTTGAACATCCCCACCAGCCCGCCGCCCACGCCCAGTAGCGTGCCGATGCCCGTGGCAAGCCCCAGCGCCTTGCCTACGCCGCCGCCCATCATGTCAAAGAGGCCGCCACCCTTGCCCTTCGTCTCCTCGGCCTGGTCCCCGAACTCCTTGACCTTGCCGTGCATCTTGTCCATGTCGGAGCTGAACTCCGACAGTCCCTTGATGCCAACTCCTAGAAATAGGTCCGCTGCCATGCCCATGCGTGGATGTCTCCTGCT
Proteins encoded in this region:
- a CDS encoding phage tail length tape measure family protein translates to MGMAADLFLGVGIKGLSEFSSDMDKMHGKVKEFGDQAEETKGKGGGLFDMMGGGVGKALGLATGIGTLLGVGGGLVGMFKDGIDQSNQWNDQMAQLDAVMKSTGGSAGVTKDQVTGLASSLSAANGLSKYADDAVLSGENLLLTFTNIGGNVFPAATQAMLDMSTKMGGDASSSAIQLGKALNDPEKGLTALVKVGVSFTQQQKDQIKAMQDAGNMAGAQQVILKELGNEFGGSAAASAKTFTGIMTTVSEKFHNVTQSIGDAAMPLLTRFADFLGSDAFMGTLQGIADMLVNGITAGINFFSDAI